The following are from one region of the Littorina saxatilis isolate snail1 linkage group LG4, US_GU_Lsax_2.0, whole genome shotgun sequence genome:
- the LOC138965456 gene encoding protein SSUH2 homolog, protein MATGGGMMPGAPNQPAQPWRPGQGGPPPNTNDGDSEGDSGDEGPSEPQKFNDVNIPNYGNMGPVGQMSMLPPPPPPPAPSGPPPDMRFTEISVMGESDCRDAIIQFQSEHCCYGSAAAKEMVFSSCVPMTALHYTLETYAEARSTGYKSKPYRGEFVDGPENGQPPPPWAVPCEADQLFKNQVKLFEVPHTSFVKQCHGCRGRGWNQCRRCHGRGRVRCGACNGRGRKQVCDHEGNMHWHDCHSCQGGVRRCHQCGGDGRVTCRTCEGFGQLRAYVELKVEYKNHNDDYILEQTDMPDELIRDVGGKPVFEQTMPQVWPIMAYPVAEVNSNSQNLVEHHRRSFNDERKLMQRQILRAVPVTEVKWDWKDNKGRRFWAYGNERRVYCPDYPQQCCWGCEIL, encoded by the exons ATGGCGACCGGAG GAGGTATGATGCCGGGGGCACCCAACCAGCCTGCCCAAC CGTGGAGACCGGGCCAGGGAGGCCCTCCCCCGAACACGAACGACGGGGACTCGGAGGGGGACAGTGGAGATGAAGGACCCTCGGAACCACAGAAGTTCAATGACGTCAATATTCCCAACTACGGGAACATGGGGCCTGTTGGGCAGA TGAGTATGCTGCCtcctcccccaccaccacccgcaCCCAGCGGACCTCCCCCGGACATGCGCTTCACCGA GATTTCAGTGATGGGCGAATCTGATTGTCGCGACGCCATCATTCAGTTTCAGTCAGAACACTGTTGCTATGGCAGCGCCGCTGCAAAGGAAATGGTCTTTTCCAGTTGCGTGCCCATGACAGCTCTGCAT TACACGCTGGAGACGTACGCCGAGGCCCGGTCCACGGGCTACAAATCCAAGCCCTACAGGGGCGAGTTTGTGGACGGTCCGGAGAACGGGCAGCCTCCCCCGCCCTGGGCCGTGCCCTGCGAGGCCGACCAGCTCTTCAAGAACCAGGTCAAGCTGTTCGAGGTGCCCCACACCTCTTTCGTAAAG CAATGCCACGGATGCCGCGGACGGGGCTGGAACCAGTGCCGACGATGTCATGGACGGGGTCGGGTTCGCTGCGGAGCATGCAACGGGAGGGGGAGGAAGCAGGTTTGTGACCACGAGGGCAACATGCACTGGCACGACTGCCACTCGTGCCAGGGAGGCGTGCGCAG GTGTCACCAGTGTGGCGGGGATGGGCGCGTGACATGCAGAACGTGCGAGGGTTTCGGTCAGCTCCGTGCCTATGTCGAGCTCAAGGTGGaata TAAGAACCACAACGATGACTACATCCTGGAGCAGACAGACATGCCAGACGAGCTGATTCGCGATGTGGGGGGCAAACCTGTCTTCGAGCAGACCATGCCCCAG GTTTGGCCTATCATGGCATACCCCGTGGCGGAAGTCAACTCGAATTCACAGAACCTTGTGGAACATCATCGCAGAAGCTTCAACGATGAAAGGAAGCTTATGCAG AGACAAATCCTGCGCGCAGTGCCGGTGACGGAAGTGAAGTGGGACTGGAAGGACAACAAGGGGAGACGATTCTGGGCGTACGGCAACGAACGTAGGGTCTACTGCCCCGACTACCCGCAGCAGTGCTGCTGGGGATGCGAGATCCTCTGA